One segment of Drosophila mauritiana strain mau12 chromosome 3R, ASM438214v1, whole genome shotgun sequence DNA contains the following:
- the LOC117144205 gene encoding uncharacterized protein LOC117144205, producing MCEPSLSDSSTFLYLDMLADILMQDSLEMESDFNTKLKFLKEQEHICLDNAQNALPVVETLKSVNHIMLRVEMELHENEINLIEAEKAVTKLEHSYPSPEILAGQTYPLASTTYQDLLSMLMSTKKTADQCNQIKEEFATYNEQISAKVPSVNLVTKLIDCHNNTLESMEKQIEKLQNQVTQVQKEFELLNKEYESQFQAMCPCKKIKELKRKDTTEVRLRM from the exons atgtgTGAGCCAAGCTTATCCGATTCATCGACATTCCTGTACTTGGATATGCTGGCGGATATTTTAATGCAGGACAGCCTTGAAATGGAGTCAGATTTCAACACCAAGTTGAAATTTCTTAAGGAACAGGAACATATTTGCCTAGACAATGCCCAAAAC GCACTTCCCGTGGTTGAAACCCTGAAATCAGTAAATCACATCATGCTTAGGGTAGAAATGGAGCTGCATGAAAACGAGATTAACCTTATAGAGGCGGAGAAAGCAGTTACGAAATTGGAGCACAGCTATCCGAGTCCTGAGATCCTGGCCGGCCAAACGTATCCTTTGGCAAGCACCACTTATCAGGATTTGCTGAGTATGCTCATGTCTACGAAAAAAACAGCCGACCAGTGCAATCAGATCAAAGAGGAGTTCGCGACGTATAATGAGCAAATATCCGCAAAAGTGCCTTCCGTAAATTTG GTTACCAAGCTTATCGATTGCCACAATAATACACTGGAGTCTATGGAAAAGCAGATCGAAAAATTGCAGAACCAGGTCACTCAAGTTCAAAAGGAGTTTGAGCTGCTTAATAAAGAATATGAAAGTCAATTCCAAGCAATGTGCCCCTGCAAAAAGATCAAGGAGTTAAAACGAAAAGACACAACTGAAGTACGACTACGCATGTAA
- the LOC117142738 gene encoding organic cation transporter protein, which yields MAVDYVLEDLMGKLGEFGKYQFLQFFLQVLSGLTAGMHMLSLVTVAAVPEHRCFIEGVDNSSLSVTPWNSSAILAAIPLKPNGELESCLMFDPSSPGTNATINCERYVYDTTYYKTSRTIDWNFVCDRRWMGAIVQTVFMLGVFTGAVTLGGLADKVGRKTVFCWSALFQLIIGVGVAFIPEYFSFMVARYLLGIVGSAGAYICGFVLTMELVGPTKRTVCGITFQAVFAGGIMLVAGWGALIPDRQWLQVIYGLHGCLFLGHWWWLDESPRWLWMQGRAAEAVDIVAKGLRINGSGIPVDKEYYVQKAKQQAAAEEKSSAGLSDLFRTPNLRMKTLNVCLCWFANSLVYYGLSLSAGKLYGNPYLILFIMGLVEFPSYITIVFVLDRLGRRSITSTLMLGGGLCCIVAAYIAQGSTTSTAVVMAGKLLIAGSFAVIYNYSAELFPTVVRNSAMGLGSMCARLSGALTPLITLLDSFDPKIPAVLFGVVALISGFWVMFLPETMNQPMPESIEDGENFGKGDTWFSQCAGRKKRQNSVYPDDPEQMVPLKNIESK from the exons ATGGCTGTGGATTATGTGCTGGAGGACCTGATGGGGAAACTTG GGGAGTTTGGAAAGTACCAGTTCCTGCAGTTCTTCCTGCAGGTGCTCTCCGGCCTGACCGCTGGCATGCACATGCTATCGCTGGTCACGGTGGCCGCCGTGCCCGAGCATCGCTGCTTCATCGAGGGCGTGGACAACAGCAGCTTGTCGGTGACACCATGGAACTCGAGCGCTATACTGGCCGCCATTCCGCTGAAGCCCAATGGCGAGCTGGAGTCCTGCCTCATGTTTGATCCGAGTAGTCCTGGCACCAATGCCACCATCAATTGCGAACGTTACGTATACGACACGACGTACTACAAGACCTCGCGCACCATTGACTGGAACTTCGTGTGCGATCGCCGTTGGATGGGGGCCATTGTGCAGACCGTGTTCATGCTGGGCGTGTTCACGGGCGCAGTCACCCTTGGCGGACTCGCCGACAAAGTGGGTCGCAAAACCGTGTTCTGCTGGTCGGCCCTGTTCCAACTGATCATCGGTGTGGGTGTGGCCTTCATTCCCGAGTACTTCTCATTCATGGTGGCTCGCTACCTGTTGGGCATTGTGGGATCGGCGGGTGCCTACATCTGTGGATTCGTGCTGACCATGGAACTGGTGGGACCTACCAAGCGTACTGTGTGCGGCATTACCTTCCAG GCTGTTTTTGCTGGTGGCATCATGTTGGTGGCCGGATGGGGAGCACTTATCCCTGACCGTCAGTGGCTGCAGGTGATCTACGGACTGCATGGCTGTCTGTTCCTGGGCCATTGGTGGTGGCTCGATGAATCTCCGCGCTGGCTGTGGATGCAGGGACGTGCCGCCGAGGCGGTGGATATTGTGGCCAAGGGCCTGAGGATCAACGGATCGGGCATCCCGGTGGACAAGGAGTACTATGTGCAAAAGGCGAAGCAGCAGGCGGCGGCCGAAGAAAAATCCAGCGCCGGATTGAGCGACCTCTTCCGCACACCCAACTTGAGGATGAAGACTTTGAACGTGTGCCTCTGCTGGTTCGCCAATTCCCTGGTTTATTACGGACTATCGCTCAGTGCCGGCAAGCTGTATGGAAATCCCTACCTGATCCTGTTCATCATGGGCCTCGTGGAGTTCCCCAGCTACATAACCATTGTGTTCGTCCTGGATCGCCTGGGTCGTCGATCGATCACCTCCACCCTGATGTTGGGTGGCGGTCTGTGCTGCATTGTGGCCGCCTACATTGCCCAGGGCAGCACCACCTCCACGGCGGTGGTAATGGCAGGAAAGCTCCTCATCGCCGGCTCCTTTGCCGTAATCTACAATTACTCAGCCGAACTGTTTCCCACCGTGGTGCGGAACTCGGCCATGGGATTGGGATCGATGTGTGCTCGTTTGTCGGGAGCTCTTACGCCGCTCATTACATTGCTGGACTCATTTGATCCGAAGATTCCGGCCGTGCTGTTCGGCGTGGTGGCCCTGATCTCGGGCTTCTGGGTTATGTTCCTGCCGGAGACAATGAACCAGCCCATGCCCGAGTCCATTGAGGATGGAGAGAACTTCGGAAAGGGAGATACTTGGTTCAGTCAGTGTGCTGGTCGCAAGAAGCGCCAGAACAGCGTATATCCCGACGATCCGGAGCAGATGGTGCCGCTCAAGAACATCGAGAGCAAGTAG